In the Andrena cerasifolii isolate SP2316 chromosome 3, iyAndCera1_principal, whole genome shotgun sequence genome, TTCGGTGGTCTTCCGCACCAGAGGTTCGAATTGCGATTTATGTAACCCTTTATCTTTAAGGTACCGTTACATATGAAGCTCCAAGTGAACAGACACTGTTTAGAGAATGTTAGATATTATCCGTCGCCAAGTTTCTTTCGCTAGGACAGATCTATCAGAGATCTTCTTCGACAAATCCCCACCAGCGCAGGTGCGTAGCTTCGTCAGTGAAAGCTATGACCTTTCCCTGCATCCTGCGCACAGATTCGCGTGAAATAGTACCATTCGGTACGTTCTAAACAGACCCAATCACATAGCAGCTACATCCTCCGCATCGTCTATCGCTCCTCTGATCTTCTCTGAAACACACCTGACACCCTGTTAGCTAAAGGGAACCGAGAGGCCCTTTCAAAAATATACTCAGAAAGTACACTTGCCGCGATCCACCTACGTAGCGTCCACGAGAGCTAGATCGTTAGGAACACTGGCGAAAAGAAAGGGTTGCGCAGGAGGCCACGTAAAGGGGCGCGTTGCTCGTGCCAAACGGCGTGTCCTCGACCAATCGTTGGTACCTCTCCACCGCGACGATCTGTAACCGCGCTTTGCTGTCCCATGACctggcgaacaaaaaaaaaaaaaaaaaggcgaaGGACTGCGACGAGGCTGACAGAGTCTCCCCGACGGCGTGCACGACGACGAAATCGGGCGCCGCGGGCAGCAAGAAGGGATCGACCACCGTGACGTCGGTGTGCAACGACGAGGAGACCGCCGGCAcgcggaagaagaagaagaaacggcgGAAAGTACGGAACAAGCAGCAGCTGCAGCTGCAACCGATACCATTGGAGCCGCCGCCGTCGGGCGACGGTCGGCGGGCGCACACGGTGGTGAACCTGCCGTCCTCCTCGGACGAGGTCGAGGCGGTCGACGAATGCTCGAAAAGGGACTCGTCCAGCAGCCTGGGTGGCGCCAGCAGGCACAACACCCTCCGCGAATCGTTGCTCACGGTGCTGGGCAAACTGGTGATCTGGAAGGGCACCAGGTACCGTTCCGCGACTGCTGCGTCCTGCTCGTCCTCGGCGCCACCCAACTCACCGCCCGCCACCGAGTGCATAGGCCGCAGCACGTCCTTCTTCTCCAGCGGTGAGTCCCCTCGCGATTCTTTCCTTTACGCTCCGGGAGTCTTCGACGACGCGAGGTCAGCCCAATTAGGGGTGCTGTTTGTCGCAGGGTCGAAGAAAGAATCGACTAATTGCTCCAGCGCCGGCAACTTTAATCTCCGTTTACTCTCCTTGGTTCGTGCGCGAGGTATACAGAGCCGGCAGAGATGCGGCAAGAGGTGCGAACGTTCTTGGCACTCTTATTCGTCGAGGTTGATTCTTTCTTCGCCTCGAATCGGTCATCCTGTGCAGTTGCAGTAACCTGTGCGAAGAATTGGACGCTTAAGGCCACTGAATTAATTACGCGAGGCGCAGACTCGTTGCTGCTTTGAAAGtacagttctgtctctctatatacgcgagcgtcgggggcgggcgcacgcaatttgagagacgagtagcctattcggcttgctttgattcctcctcgagcgctcgagtggtATTGGGCGACGCGCAGTTGTTTTTTCGTTCGGCTTCTTCGGGGTTTTCTTTGATACGCgatacccaaattctgtcgctcagtcgaaggaaattaattgattctcggtaTTTCCACTGTGCGCCGACTACAGAAGAAGTAGCGGGGGTAGCTTCACGCGTATAGGGAATCTGAACACGCGTGCAATTTGAGAGGCAACACTGTATCTACTTTGGACGTTTTCGCACGGGCCTCGGTTAGCCAGCCTTCTTTGGAGCCTTGACGAAACTGGCTGGGACGCAGCAGGCACTTTACAAAAAGAAAATGGGCATCGTTGCGGGGAATCTTCGATAGTTATATGACGCTATAAAAGCGTCGAGGAAGTCATTGTTTGCGATGCATTGGGAGGATGATTGTTGCTTGCGTAATGGTCGATCGTGTCGGAAATTTGCGTCACCGTTGTAATCGGATTGTGCCATCTGGTAAACACGGGGTTGCACGTTTGCAAATTTTAACGTCCATTTAGATTTAGACGAAGCGGTTACGATACTGCATTAGCGGCGGGGAAAAATTGTGGCGCATTAGTCAGCCAAGTTGCCCATGCGTAATCTTGTAATCCGTTTTATTTGCAAAATCCAGCCTTCGTTGCGGCAAggtagggtggggctgaaagttagtaataacaatctagagatgtacggcgttattttgtataaactacaaCTATTAAGCTTTACTTTCACAAAGTAGTGGGTTAATAGTGTTattctttgttgagttttatCACAAAATGTGTGTCAATTCAAAATGGAATTACCATTTTGCTTAGGGTAAAAAGTCCTTGATATCTTCTAACCAGCttttaataagtaaaaaactcttttgaaatcgacaaatatttattaaacaaattttttttagtatacaatattgaaaggaaaagaataataatacaggACACTGAGTCAGcttgaataaaaaattgcacaataatCTTGACTCAACATAAAGATGTAACTTTCTTTCAAGCGCTTTGGCTTTAAAAAAGTTAGATAATTTGTGACTTTACTAATTGGTTTGCTCCAATAAATGCAACTACTCTTTTTAGCATTTTAacatgacttctttaacaaaaaatagaaatataaggAAGCGAttttttgccccaatggtacctcttTAGTTTCGCCGATATATAGGTTCGAAAATATTGTCATTCAGAAATAAACAATGCCATGTaacgtaaggtgaatgtcccaaattctgctcatttaagaggttgctcgtcagaaagaaggtgtaaaaaatttgtttgtgatcaaaatttgcagagtcattgattaattctttaataataattcaaccagttgaaaactatttaagaaaaatatttcaagatgtttaactactagtaatttgtaattaaatataatgctttaaatgtccgtatttctgctcacgaaaaatagcgatgtacgtttttctactcaccatttgtaccaatttctgctcactaatatgttgccttttcaggttaaaataatttacatcttttatggagatgttttataacacaagagtaaagcataaaataatgataaacaaaaaataaaatgccttcgaatagaaatagaggttacagcatatattgaattgtgaggtttcgttgctaaaattttggtgagtagaaatgcggacataacGGTGACTcagttgaccctaaacctaatcacctgttttctacttaaaaaaaattaaaaaatagtacaaaatctacatccagagcacaatacggcatctgtttttattattaaataagaacttttactgcaaaaactattttctgcccaattatcgaataccaatagtgaccctgttccttaccaccaccagctaaaacacggtcgaaaaatcatgaatctctcattttaacagtttttcgttgcttatgctgcactttgattagccccaagctcgtgcaacactccttctaaatgttcaaataatttagaattattttgttgcaactatagtacaatcGTGACgcttgtaataataaaaaagaatacgaaatgagcagaaatggggacacgagcagaaattgggtcatTCGCCTTATTCACCTTATACGCTGTTTAACTATGGTTTACTTCGAATAACGCAACAAAAAGGCGACGTACTTTATCGCTTCTTGATATACATAATGACAAGGGCGTAATACGATGACGCGCACGAAGGCTCAAAAACGGCTGGCGACTCTGCGGTCCCCCCACCCATTACCCTTGCCATCAACATAGTTATGCTGCAATATTCAATCGATTGTTTACGAATGGAGATTTCGCATTCGGGCCTTTTagccgccggacttttagccccactctACCCTAACCGAGTTGGCCATAATCAGTACATGCCTGATAGTtccacttttatttcgcactggACGTTTTGTTTGTCCGAATTTAATTGAGCGTGTACACGCGATGCCAAAGGATTGCGTTGTGAAACGATGCAAGTTCAGATCTTGAGGTGAACTCGCGTGGACGAGCTGGAATTCTACAATTAATTGGATGGTTGAAATTATGTTGGAGTCTCATTCTACGGACCACGGCCTCGGCTTTGATATTCCTTATCGTAGAGGCGTAATCCTCTACAGGGGTAAAAATTTGGAGTAGTTTGTGTAGGCAAAGGAAGGTTCACCACGTTGCATTGAGTTTGTACCAATAATCAATaattattgttaaataattctCCGTTCATTATCAACTCGTAATAATGGACTCACTCTATTATTTAGTTTACAGAGGGGCTGCTCAGCAAATAGTAGTGTGGGATAATTGTTCCATTACATTGTTACAACGTAACATCGAGCATTATCATATTCGCCAGGCGAGAAGGGAGAAGCACAAATAAGTGGCTGTAAAACGTGGCAGTACCTAATTACAATTGAGAGTACTGTGTAATGAGAATCATTGATTACGCGCATTTCATGTTTCGATCTCATTATTATCACGATGCAATACCACCCTGTATCTTCTTTCTGTTCCAGAAACGGAGAGGCGAATTCGCGCAAATAATCGCGAGTTCAACTCGCAGTTTAATTACGCGGTAAGGTTGAAATGCATTTTCATAATCTTTGTTCCGCGCGTTAATTAAAACCGAACGAAATGCCCTCGATAACGACGGGGAGCGCGCCTGATAGTTGGTCTGATTcgtttttctttctatttcagAACAACTACATCAAGACGTCCAAGTATAGAGTTGTGACGTTCCTACCGTTAAATTTATTCGAGCAATTTCAGCGGCTCGCTAACTTTTACTTCCTATGCCTGCTGGTGCTTCAGATAATCCCCGCTATCTCCTCCTTGACCCCCATCACTACAGCCATACCCCTTATAGGGGTGCTCATGCTCACTGCCATCAAAGATGCTTACGACGATTTTGTAAGTCCACAGAAAGTTACGCAACACCCCTAGCGCAAAAGGTGTCCTGTGATTCTGTATTGTATTCTGGATGGGTCACACCACTGCCCAGCTGTGTTACGAATTACAGGACGCCCTAGTGTACCAAGCGCGTGGTGTATTCTTCCTTCGAACCACCCTCCGTCGTGCAGCACTATTTATCGCCGTAATTAAATGGATTTCAGCAACGGCACAGCAGCGATTCGCAGGTGAACAATCGGAAATCTCAGACACTGCGGGGTACTAGCCTCCGCGAGGAGAAATGGTCGCAGGTCCAAGTGGGCGACGTAATCAGAATGGAAAACGATCAGTTCGTTGCTGCCGACGTCCTTCTTTTATCAACTAGTGAGCCAAACGGTCTTTGTTACATTGAAACCGCGGAATTAGATGGGTTAGTACTACTTCGTGCAGCTTCTATTACGTTTTAATTGCCGCAGATCTTCGAGCAATTGAACAGTCAGACGACTTAAGTTTACCTTAGTAAGTAATTGAACGTAGCAAGTGACGGACTAATAATAAGATCGCTTGTTCCAGGGAGACGAATTTGAAGTGTCGGCAGTGCTTAGCCGAGACTGCCGAGATGACGGACAACCATGAAATGATCGGTCAGTTCGATGGAGAAATTGTTTGCGAAACTCCTAATAATTTGCTAAATAAATTCGATGGCACCCTTACGTGGAGGGGACGGAAGTAAGTAAACGGTTAGCTTTTGTCGCTTTTCCACGGCCCGCCACGGTAGCCATGGGCGGTAGCCACGTTTCATGGCCCTAATGTCACCATCTTCGCATGGTTTGCAGGTACGCATTGGACAACGACAAAGTTATATTACGAGGCTGCGTGCTCAGGAACACGCAGTGGTGCTACGGCGTGGTCATCTTTGCAGGCAAGGATACCAAATTAATGCAAAACTCAGGGAAGACGAAATTTAAGAGGACCTCTATAGATAGGCTGTTGAATCTTCTGATAATCGGGATAGTGTTCTTTTTACTTTCCATGTGTATGTTCTGTACGATCGGTTGTGGTATTTGGGAGAGCCTCGTGGGCCGTTATTTCCAAGTGTATCTACCATGGGACTCGCTGGTGCCTACCGAGCCCATGAGCGGTGCCACAGTGATCGCTCTGCTTGTGTTCTTTTCCTACGCGATCGTGTTGAATACGGTGGTGCCAATCAGTTTGTACGTGAGTGTCGAAGTTATCAGGTTCGTTCAGTCGTTCTTGATTAATTGGGACGAGGAGATGTACCACGCACCTACGAACACACACGCTAAGGCAAGGACTACTACGTTAAACGAAGAGTTGGGACAgatagaatatatattttccgaTAAGACCGGAACGCTCACGCAGAATATTATGACTTTTAACAAGTGTTCTGTGGCGGGGAAAAGTTACGGGGACGTTATCGACGAAGTTACCGGGGAAGTCGTCGATTTGAGCGAGGTGAGTCTGTTCATCCCTCTATCCGTAGCCAGACTCGATGCTGACCGATGGGGTACGTTGCCACTATAGATCGTTTGCTGTACAATAACGTccgttgttccttttttttacaCTCTCTAGCTTTTAATGTCTTGTAAGCGTAAAAACTTGTTCTTAAGACCAAGTCTCGGTTATTACTGCAACGAAATTTATTTGCGGTCACAATCTGCACTGCATCGATACTACTTGATTTCTTCTATCATGTACACGAGTCACGTAAGGGAATACAGACAGTTTTATATCCTGTAAAGGAGTTATCAGTTAAAGGCGTATTCTCCGTTTCACTTCTATGTCACGAGCATTTGCGTTGGATAGAATTAAATCGTTAGTATTCGATACACCGATGTCATTCATTCCACTCTTGCTATCAAGAAAGAGTATGCTATTCTCTCCTAATTTCATTTACATTACGCGACAGTTATGTGATTGTTTCTTGATAGCAAGATAAAAAACTATAGAATCATTTCACAGTTTGGTCATATTTTGCATAAGTTTTCATGTACATCACTTAGCATGTGTGTGCTGCATGTAGACGGACAAAGCTGCCCGAACACCTACGATGCGATGGAAAAATGGACAGGAATTTGTTCAAGTTTATACACCATTAAGTGGTCCGAACGTACGTCTACTGGAACAGGTGGACAGGATAGCCAATATAATTCCAGGACGAGGCATCAATGGCAGTCCGATGATTCCACACAAACTTTCAGTACGCATGTTAATAATTAACACACACTTCTTCCACAAACGAAGAGACTTTTACGCAATGTTCTGCTTGCATCTTCATTGGTCCTGTCCTGCATGCTTTCGCTATCATAGGTGGTTAGATCGTTACGCTCCGCACGGGTTATTACGAACTTCGCAATGTTCGATGCGTTAATTCTGCATGCACTGACCATACTTTTGCTTCGCAACCTCTTTCTCACGTCCCCCACTATGGTAAACTGCATGCCGCATATTATTCCACTCTTGTCTGTAAATGGACTCAAGCATTTCCAAACTGCTTAGATGCAAGAAATTAATTCTCACAATGCTTTaaggaattataaaattataacgtCTCAATGCCTGCTGACTTGCAACAAATCTATTTATATGGAGGCAAAGGTATTTactttcaattctttactaGTACTTTCATTTCCACATACTGTCTTCTCTTGTGTGTCATTAACATTACTATCAACGGGGGGGGGCAAGGGATCGGCCTCTAAATTAATACACCCTATCTACGTTCACAGTCAATGCCGCCGTTGGATTTCTCGTTCAACAAGGATTACGAGCCAGAATTCAAGTTCTACGATGGTGCGCTCCTCGAAGCTGTGAAACGGAACAATGAAGACGTTCATAGTTTCTTTCGGTTGCTGGCACTTTGTCACACCGTTATGCCGGAGGAAAAGAACGGGAAActagaataccaagcacagTCGCCGGACGAAGCTGCCCTTGTGTCCGCCGCAAGGAACTTCGGTTTCGTATTCAAAGAAAGATCCCCAAACAGCATAACGATCGAGGTAATGGGGAACCGCGAGATATACGAGCTGCTTTGCATCCTGGACTTCAATAACGTTAGAAAAAGAATGTCCGTGATCCTGAGGAAGGACGGCCATCTCAGGCTTTATTGTAAAGGGGCGGACAATGTTATTTACGATCGTGTGAAAAAAGGCAGCGAGGAGATTATGGCGAAAACATTGGATCACCTTAATAAATTCGCGGGCGAAGGTCTGAGAACATTGTGCCTTTCGGTCAGAGATCTGGACGAGCAGTTTTTCAACGATTGGAAGCAACGTCACCAAGAAGCTGCGTTGAGCCAGGAGAACAGGGACGACAAATTGGATGCTATTTACGAAGAAATAGAGAAGGACATGACTCTATTGGGCGCGACTGCCATCGAAGATAAGTTACAGGACGGTGTACCCCAAACTATCGCTAATTTAGCTCTTGCTGGTATCAAGATCTGGGTATTAACTGGTGATAAACAAGGTAAAAACACGTGTAAATATTTGGAAATTGCGCACAGTAGCGGGCATGATTATCTATACGCGGGTGGGCAGAATAGTATGGAAGGTATTTACATTACTTTATCCCTATGCAGAAACTGCTATCAATATTGGCTACTCCTGCCAGTTGTTGACAGACGATCTTACAGATGTCTTTATCGTGGATGCTACTACTTACGATGGCGTGGAAAATCAGTTAACGCGGTATTTGGAAACTATCAAAACTACCTCCAACCAGCAACACCGGCCAACACTCTCCGTTGTCACATTCAGGTGGGACAAGGAAAGGTCAGGCACATGAAAGAGACGGAGTACAACCATTAACCTTTTCCATACCTATTTCTGACTAATTGACGcattcattttaaaagtttctcgtTCATACTGAATGTGGCATCATGTTCTGTGTAACGCTTTCTTTGTCTGGCTATGCCTAAGAATTTATAAATACTTCAGATCCAAGTCTATTCTCTTCGATATTACATCAAGATGGCGAAactcaaaattcaaaatattgcaATGTACTACCTTATCGAAGTCGTTCCCACGAACGATGGCAGGTTTTCAATGATATTTTTACTCGGAATCGTCGAGTAATTTAAATATACTTTGGCATGCATTTTCACGAGGTTGTACAGGTATCGATGATAAATATCGTATTGCTACCTCACTGTAACCCAATTTGTTATGCATATGATAACACCAGTTTTCTCAGACTTAAATTGAACGATGTTTTTTCTCGGAATATTCAAGTCTACAGTGAATTATATATTTGCATGCAgatttgaaaatattcacacATATGGAAATGCTAAAGTTTCATAAGATATTTTTCCATTCGTTccctttcatttattattcgaatatttaagatcGTTTACATACCTCATGCCTGTCGGTAATTCTGTTTATAATGTAGACATTCCAATATAGTAGTTTAGCTACTAGTCTTTTGTTTCGAAcattacagttttttttcatttcgtaCCTTTTCCGTATTCtatgatattatattaaaattaattagtccAAAGGAATAATGATAATTACCATGTGCTTGATACTCACTCCTTCTCTTTCTGTATGCTTAAAATTAATCTTAATGACGATAATAATGACGACACGAAGATTATAGTGCTTATGTTATGTCATTATATCAGTAGCCTATGATATACAGAGCACTGTGTGTATTGTTTACGATTAATGCGcatcatttttatatatatatatatatccaaaGAAACGATTCAAGTCTCCCTTTTTATTATGCAAGCAATTAAATACCGTATTTTGTCACTCGTTACGTTGGATAAGAATCTTGTATATTCAACTTGTTGtgtaaatttgaaagaaattacaCGTTTGACTCCAAGAAAttgaagcatttgtaaagtaatTTGCACCTTCCGCATAAATCATCTGAACATTGTATTTTCTATATGCAGCAGTGATACAGAATACAATCCCAGCAGAGATGAACAagatgaacatgaaatggaaCAAGCAACTGGATTCGCGGTAGTTATTAACGGACATTCTTTAGTTCATGCATTACATCCACAACTTGAGCAACTTTTTCTCGATGTATCAAGCCAATGTAAGTTATCCCTAACAAATTGCTTgctcttcttccttcttttacTTGCCAGTGTGGCACTGTGACCTCGCATGTGAAAACTTGCAGGTAAAGCTGTGATATGTTGTCGCGTGACACCCTTACAAAAAGCAATGGTTGTCGAATTAATTAAGAAGAATAAGAACGCAGTGACTCTGGCAATCGGCGATGGAGCTAATGATGTCTCGATGATAAAGACAGCTCACATCGGTGTCGGCATCAGCGGTCAGGAAGGATTGCAAGCTGTGTTAGCGTCCGATTATTCGATAGGACAGTTTAGGTTTTTGGAAAGACTGCTCCTTGTTCATGGTAGATGGTCGTACTATAGAATGAGCAAGTTTCTtaggtattttttttacaagaattTTGCGTTTACGCTATGCCACATCTGGTTTGCCTTTTTCTGCGGATTCAGCGCACAGGTAAGATTTTCTTATTACCCGCGGCATTGATTACTAACGCCTCTACATCGTAGTCGTATAATATTACAAAGTGATGAGTTTTAAGGCGAATGTGATTTACAAACTTCCTTTGTAGAGCAGCTAGTTCCAAAGTTGAGTACTGTAATTTGAACTTAACATAAAAATTCTGATTTCCCAGCAATCCGATTAGATTCTCGTAGAACAGGAGCCTTCTATCGTATTCTAATAAATGTCTATTCCTCTGCAGACTGTATTCGATCCTATGTACATTTCTGTCTACAATCTCTTTTATACGTCGTTGCCCGTAATGGCAGTTGGTATATTCGATCAAGATGTTAACGATAAGAATAGTTTATTGTACCCAAAACTTTACGCACCTGGATTGCAGaatttactttttaataaaaaggaatTCTGCTGGAGTGCCATACATGGTTTCTTCGCTAGTTGCGTATTATTCTTAGTTCCGTACGGTAAGCTTCGATAATATTATATATCCATTCTCTCTCGACATACGTATGCAAAGcattgaaaatgattttttatagGGACGTATAAGGATGGAGTATCGCCAAAGGGCTATGTACTTTCTGATCATATGCTGCTGGGAAGTGTTGTAGCCACCATATTAGTCATAGTGGTGACTGTTCAAATAGCCCTTGACACATCATATTGGACGATCGTTAATCATATTATGGTTTGGGGCTCGCTTGTTTGGTATTTCATTTTAgattatttctataatttcgtCATAGGTGGTAGTTACGTTGGCAGTCTTACTATGGTATGTATATCTCGTGCAATGATATTCTCACCGTAATTAGTACGCGACATTGAACTACTTGTACGTACAATTTTAGGCGATGTCCGAGGCAACGTTCTGGTTTACGGCAGTCATCTCGTGTATCATATTGGTAATACCCGTACTGTCGTGGAGATTCTTCTTCATAGATGTTAGGCCAACTTTATCCGACAGAGTCAGGCTTAAGCAGAGACTGGCACAGCTACGTTCGCGCCAAAGTCAAGACATACTTCGTACGCCTTCTACGAGACGAACGCGACGATCCCTACGTTCCGGATACGCTTTCGCGCATCAGGAAGGCTTTGGAAGGCTGATCACGTCCGGGAAGATTATGCGCAAGCTACCGAATGGTGGAGATTTTAAGTTTTCAATGCCATTCACGAACAATACCAACAAACAAGTTAGTGTTGCCACCACGTCACCAAAGGACAATGCATCAAAAAATTCGCACACACTGGATACCATTGATCTATAATCTGGACATTTATTATTGTAAGTCTTTCCACTATCTATCAAATTTCGGATGAATAGTTTGCTACGCTATACTAGCAGCATTATTCAACAGAATTATGGAAAACCGTCGCAAACGAACTTTTCTGTTAATCACAAGTGGGCTTTGAAAATACGATCAAATATCAAGGTTTGTGCTCTTTACGATCAAGTTCCATCGCGCATAGCACAGGAAAATATTGCGCCATGCGCATGACGgtatataaaattgtttaacagctTGTTGGTTTCCCCATTCTGTATTTGTTGcttacaaaattttaagtaatcGAATTTCATAAGACGTTAAAGTATTGATGGTTTGCGTGAAAAATTCTACACAGTAGTAACTACTAAAGAgtactatttcttttatttttttcaccaaaaatTATTGTTAGTTAATGATCACTTTAAtaagatatattttttacaatcgtTGTTCTAGACTCTTAACCGAAATATTTGTTACTCCAGCAAGGACTATGTTCCGatggttttttaagtttatatgaattttataatatttgctcaattgcagaacttgaaatcagcccttTTTAAGTAACTGCTTATATTTCGTTATGTATAAAAAGAGTATTCaattaatcaaatatatagtgTATAAATTATTCTAATTTGCTCTTATCTAATAAGAGTCTAGAATGGAGAAGATATCATGTTCTAATGACTCATTCAACTATCAATAATCACCTCCGACGACCTCTCAAATAGTGtacacaaataaaaatgcacagGTTGATTTATGATTATACATTTTTACTTCGCCTATGTAATAATTCAAGGCTAGCAAAACAAAAGCTCTATTATCTAGTTACCACTTGTGATTAATATTTGGGTcattaattgaaattaattggTTGCTGTTATTTCTTAATCTATTACTCGAGATAATCAGCACGTTTACAAAACGTTATAGCTTTCTGTCGAACTTGTAATTCTATTAAATATAGCTGTCGTTGAGTAAAGTCATAAGGGCTCTAAATTTCTTAGTATTATCCTGTTGCATTTGAAAACCTCGCAACTAAAGTCATATATAGCTGTTTGTAAATCGTTAATATTATTACATAAGAAGGATATTACGAACAGTTCTGTTGGGAGGTATTGCTGTTTCTTTTCCTCCAGTTCTCAGAAGAAGTGGAGTTGCCCTTGTGTCTCTACCACTTATCTACCTTTCGTTTTCATGTTATTTTGTATTCCGAGTTTCGTGAGTGGCAGAGTAATGACATACCTGTCAGGCTGCCTGAATTGTGGGTGATTGCCATTTCGAATATTTAGACTTGAGGAATAATTCGATCGGCACCAAGCTATAACGCAATAACGAGGCAGAATATGATTTGTATGATCATGACACTACCTGTGTACATATGTGTAGAGGTGTCATGAATCGTGTAACATCCCTCCTTGTATCATATACTGT is a window encoding:
- the Atp8b gene encoding ATPase phospholipid transporting 8B isoform X4, translated to MIREDEEEEGSRWKYVRGEAEIVPSARAKCHEEEEAKDCDEADRVSPTACTTTKSGAAGSKKGSTTVTSVCNDEETAGTRKKKKKRRKVRNKQQLQLQPIPLEPPPSGDGRRAHTVVNLPSSSDEVEAVDECSKRDSSSSLGGASRHNTLRESLLTVLGKLVIWKGTRYRSATAASCSSSAPPNSPPATECIGRSTSFFSSETERRIRANNREFNSQFNYANNYIKTSKYRVVTFLPLNLFEQFQRLANFYFLCLLVLQIIPAISSLTPITTAIPLIGVLMLTAIKDAYDDFQRHSSDSQVNNRKSQTLRGTSLREEKWSQVQVGDVIRMENDQFVAADVLLLSTSEPNGLCYIETAELDGETNLKCRQCLAETAEMTDNHEMIGQFDGEIVCETPNNLLNKFDGTLTWRGRKYALDNDKVILRGCVLRNTQWCYGVVIFAGKDTKLMQNSGKTKFKRTSIDRLLNLLIIGIVFFLLSMCMFCTIGCGIWESLVGRYFQVYLPWDSLVPTEPMSGATVIALLVFFSYAIVLNTVVPISLYVSVEVIRFVQSFLINWDEEMYHAPTNTHAKARTTTLNEELGQIEYIFSDKTGTLTQNIMTFNKCSVAGKSYGDVIDEVTGEVVDLSETDKAARTPTMRWKNGQEFVQVYTPLSGPNVRLLEQVDRIANIIPGRGINGSPMIPHKLSSMPPLDFSFNKDYEPEFKFYDGALLEAVKRNNEDVHSFFRLLALCHTVMPEEKNGKLEYQAQSPDEAALVSAARNFGFVFKERSPNSITIEVMGNREIYELLCILDFNNVRKRMSVILRKDGHLRLYCKGADNVIYDRVKKGSEEIMAKTLDHLNKFAGEGLRTLCLSVRDLDEQFFNDWKQRHQEAALSQENRDDKLDAIYEEIEKDMTLLGATAIEDKLQDGVPQTIANLALAGIKIWVLTGDKQETAINIGYSCQLLTDDLTDVFIVDATTYDGVENQLTRYLETIKTTSNQQHRPTLSVVTFSDTEYNPSRDEQDEHEMEQATGFAVVINGHSLVHALHPQLEQLFLDVSSQCKAVICCRVTPLQKAMVVELIKKNKNAVTLAIGDGANDVSMIKTAHIGVGISGQEGLQAVLASDYSIGQFRFLERLLLVHGRWSYYRMSKFLRYFFYKNFAFTLCHIWFAFFCGFSAQTVFDPMYISVYNLFYTSLPVMAVGIFDQDVNDKNSLLYPKLYAPGLQNLLFNKKEFCWSAIHGFFASCVLFLVPYGTYKDGVSPKGYVLSDHMLLGSVVATILVIVVTVQIALDTSYWTIVNHIMVWGSLVWYFILDYFYNFVIGGSYVGSLTMAMSEATFWFTAVISCIILVIPVLSWRFFFIDVRPTLSDRVRLKQRLAQLRSRQSQDILRTPSTRRTRRSLRSGYAFAHQEGFGRLITSGKIMRKLPNGGDFKFSMPFTNNTNKQVSVATTSPKDNASKNSHTLDTIDL